The Nitrospirota bacterium genome has a window encoding:
- a CDS encoding phosphoglucosamine mutase, whose protein sequence is MKNLFGTDGIRGIANMEPMTCETIMKVGRAAAYIFKNKKGRHRIVIGKDTRISGYMLESALTAGICSMGVDVLLVGPMPTPAIALMTRSLRADAGVVISASHNPFEDNGIKFFSPEGLKLPDEVEKRIEKLVETGEIDSVRPTANEIGKAFRIDDARGRYIEFVKNTVPRGMDFQGLKIVIDCAHGAAYRVTPSVFRELGAEVILIGDVPDGININKECGALYPDQLKALVKEHHADVGIAHDGDADRVIFVDHRGETVDGDQVMAACALHLQKNNLLKRNTLVATVMSNMGLEVAMKKSSIRVVRTPVGDRYVLEKMLKEGYNFGGEQSGHIIFLDYNTTGDGLITALQMVSLMQKTGKSLFDLVSCMTIYPQVLLNVRVNKKRPLQEIPGYSAHLASLEEKLGDKGRVLVRYSGTEPLIRIMIEGENKAVIHEMAKELAGTIQKGINEG, encoded by the coding sequence ATGAAAAACTTGTTCGGGACCGATGGCATTCGGGGAATCGCCAATATGGAACCGATGACCTGTGAAACGATTATGAAGGTCGGGCGTGCGGCCGCGTATATTTTTAAAAATAAAAAGGGCCGTCACCGGATTGTGATTGGTAAAGATACCAGAATTTCAGGGTATATGCTGGAAAGCGCTTTGACCGCCGGAATCTGCTCGATGGGGGTCGACGTCTTATTGGTGGGTCCTATGCCGACCCCGGCCATTGCCCTTATGACCAGGAGTTTAAGGGCTGACGCAGGGGTCGTCATTTCGGCTTCTCACAATCCTTTTGAGGATAACGGGATTAAGTTTTTTTCCCCTGAAGGTTTAAAACTGCCTGATGAGGTAGAAAAAAGGATCGAAAAATTGGTTGAAACGGGAGAAATCGATTCCGTTCGACCCACGGCAAACGAAATTGGAAAAGCCTTTCGAATTGATGACGCAAGAGGAAGATATATCGAATTTGTCAAAAATACCGTTCCCAGAGGAATGGATTTTCAAGGATTGAAAATAGTCATCGATTGTGCCCATGGGGCTGCCTATCGGGTAACCCCCTCCGTTTTTAGAGAGTTGGGCGCGGAGGTGATTTTAATTGGCGATGTTCCCGACGGAATAAATATTAATAAAGAGTGCGGCGCCCTTTATCCCGATCAGTTAAAGGCGCTTGTAAAAGAACATCATGCAGACGTGGGCATTGCCCATGACGGGGATGCCGATCGGGTGATCTTCGTCGATCATCGAGGGGAGACGGTCGACGGAGACCAGGTGATGGCGGCGTGTGCCCTTCATTTGCAGAAAAATAACCTTTTAAAACGGAACACCCTGGTGGCCACCGTGATGAGTAACATGGGGCTGGAGGTGGCAATGAAAAAATCCAGCATTCGGGTCGTTCGAACCCCGGTCGGGGACCGGTATGTCCTGGAGAAAATGTTGAAGGAAGGGTATAACTTCGGGGGAGAACAATCGGGTCATATTATTTTTCTAGATTATAATACGACGGGAGATGGTCTGATAACCGCCCTTCAGATGGTTTCGTTGATGCAAAAAACCGGAAAATCCTTGTTCGATCTGGTGTCCTGCATGACAATCTATCCCCAGGTTTTGCTTAACGTCCGGGTCAACAAAAAAAGACCCCTTCAGGAAATTCCGGGATACTCTGCCCATCTGGCTTCTTTGGAAGAAAAATTAGGGGACAAGGGGAGAGTCTTGGTTCGTTATTCCGGCACCGAACCGCTCATCCGGATCATGATCGAAGGCGAAAATAAAGCCGTGATTCATGAAATGGCGAAAGAGCTGGCAGGAACGATTCAGAAAGGGATTAATGAGGGATAG
- a CDS encoding patatin-like phospholipase family protein, which produces MKNKNPSLTKFLSAILGIFVIFNLPGCATSPLPVPQGLPPAPKIALVLGGGAARGFAHVGVIRVLEQEKIPIDLIVGTSVGSLIGAIYADTRSSFDLEVLALKLEKDDIFDFSVFSSTTGPVKGDRLEKFVQSKVKKANIEELQIPFAAVATNLLTGDRVVLDRGPIGRAVRSSSSIPGVFTPVFHQNMNLVDGGVIDNVPVDVAREKGADIVIAVNIGKNVASKNVGNIIDITLQAVNIMSYEISKFKMQGADILIEPNVGDVGMMDFGYKEFCMRAGIDAAQKMMPELKKKIDAWMLKKQSVHKTGG; this is translated from the coding sequence ATGAAAAATAAAAACCCCAGTCTGACGAAATTCTTGTCAGCGATTTTGGGAATTTTCGTAATTTTTAATCTACCGGGATGTGCCACGTCTCCTCTCCCTGTTCCCCAGGGGCTGCCCCCGGCGCCTAAAATTGCGTTAGTGCTTGGCGGAGGGGCGGCAAGGGGTTTTGCCCATGTGGGTGTCATTCGCGTCCTGGAACAGGAAAAAATTCCCATCGACCTGATTGTGGGAACCAGCGTAGGGAGTCTTATCGGGGCGATTTATGCCGATACCCGTAGCAGCTTTGATCTTGAGGTGCTGGCCTTGAAACTTGAAAAAGACGATATCTTCGATTTTTCAGTTTTTTCATCGACCACCGGCCCCGTAAAGGGGGATCGGCTTGAAAAGTTTGTTCAGAGTAAGGTTAAAAAGGCGAATATTGAAGAGTTGCAGATTCCTTTTGCGGCGGTGGCTACCAATTTGCTGACCGGGGACCGGGTCGTGCTTGACCGGGGACCAATAGGCCGGGCCGTCAGGTCCAGCAGTTCGATACCCGGAGTTTTTACGCCTGTGTTTCACCAGAATATGAATCTTGTGGACGGGGGTGTCATCGACAATGTCCCGGTTGATGTTGCCAGGGAAAAAGGAGCCGACATCGTTATAGCCGTGAATATCGGCAAGAACGTCGCGAGCAAAAATGTGGGGAATATTATTGATATTACCCTTCAGGCGGTCAACATTATGTCCTATGAAATTTCAAAATTTAAAATGCAGGGTGCCGATATTTTGATCGAACCCAATGTTGGCGACGTCGGAATGATGGATTTTGGATACAAAGAATTCTGCATGCGGGCGGGAATTGACGCGGCTCAAAAGATGATGCCGGAATTAAAGAAAAAGATCGATGCCTGGATGCTGAAAAAGCAGTCCGTTCATAAAACCGGAGGGTAG
- a CDS encoding GIY-YIG nuclease family protein, translating into MKRWFLYILECRGGAYYTGITTDVVRRIDQHNLGRGSRFTRGRIPVKLCYQEACRNRSEALKREIIVKALSKKRKEKLIKQNFIFS; encoded by the coding sequence ATAAAAAGGTGGTTTCTCTACATTTTAGAATGTCGGGGTGGAGCCTATTATACCGGCATAACGACAGATGTGGTTCGTCGGATCGATCAACATAACCTTGGACGCGGTTCCCGCTTTACCCGCGGGAGGATTCCCGTAAAACTTTGCTATCAAGAAGCCTGCAGGAATCGTTCAGAAGCGTTGAAAAGAGAGATCATCGTAAAAGCCCTTTCGAAGAAAAGAAAGGAAAAGCTCATCAAACAAAACTTTATTTTTTCATAG
- a CDS encoding YqhA family protein: MEWLFEYLLWKSRYIVLTAVISSLLSSFILFFVATGEVFGLLGKVVAKYFFSDPSSAISHVSEGFHNDVVSTVIGAVDDYLLATVLLIFALGLYELFISKIDHAEKDAQHGSRILLIKNLDDLKDRLAKVILMILIVTFFKNVIHSTFEQPLQILYLGGGILFVALALYFTHRSRVSEE; this comes from the coding sequence ATCGAGTGGTTGTTTGAATATCTCCTGTGGAAAAGCCGGTATATCGTTTTAACCGCGGTTATCTCCAGCCTGCTCTCTTCGTTTATCTTGTTTTTTGTTGCGACAGGAGAAGTGTTTGGGCTGTTGGGAAAGGTTGTTGCAAAATATTTTTTTTCAGATCCTTCAAGCGCCATTTCTCATGTTTCTGAAGGATTTCATAACGATGTGGTAAGCACCGTCATTGGCGCGGTGGATGATTATCTCCTGGCCACCGTTCTATTGATTTTTGCTTTAGGTTTGTACGAATTATTTATTAGCAAAATCGATCATGCCGAGAAAGACGCGCAACACGGCTCAAGGATCCTTTTAATTAAAAACCTGGATGATTTAAAAGACCGCCTTGCGAAAGTGATTTTGATGATTTTAATCGTGACCTTTTTCAAAAACGTTATCCATTCAACATTTGAACAGCCGCTCCAGATTCTTTACCTTGGCGGAGGAATCCTGTTTGTAGCCCTGGCGCTTTATTTTACCCATCGTTCTCGTGTTTCTGAAGAATAG
- a CDS encoding protease inhibitor I42 family protein, protein MILTDQKTRIIHTKVNHPFTIKLWEDRTTAHRWHVEFDPLSLSLMDDDFQRTTIASTVDAGNRVFEFRALKTGLHHLIFAKRMGVVVTEEHRVYQIIAE, encoded by the coding sequence GTGATTTTGACAGATCAAAAAACAAGAATCATCCACACTAAAGTGAATCATCCTTTTACCATAAAATTATGGGAAGACCGAACGACGGCTCATCGCTGGCATGTGGAGTTTGACCCGCTTTCTTTAAGCCTGATGGATGACGATTTTCAACGGACGACGATCGCTTCTACCGTCGATGCAGGCAACCGGGTTTTTGAGTTTAGGGCTTTGAAAACGGGCCTCCATCATTTAATTTTTGCAAAAAGAATGGGCGTGGTCGTAACAGAAGAGCATCGGGTTTATCAAATTATCGCCGAGTAA
- a CDS encoding radical SAM protein: MKINEIFYSIQGESTFAGLPCTLIRTTGCHLRCAWCDTAYAFYEGKELSLEEIIQQVESIRCRLVEITGGEPLLQEDSLVLMARLLDKGFKVLLETSGGVDVGAVDSRVKIIMDVKCPGSGMSDRMIWKNLNRLKETDEIKFVIANRQDYDWAKETLEAYQPSQEILFSPVFGEQDPQSLAEWVLKDRLPVRFQLQMHKHIWSPQARGV, from the coding sequence ATGAAGATTAATGAGATTTTTTACAGCATTCAGGGTGAATCGACCTTTGCGGGGCTTCCCTGTACCTTAATCCGGACGACAGGGTGTCATTTAAGATGCGCCTGGTGTGATACCGCCTATGCGTTTTATGAGGGGAAAGAGCTTTCTTTAGAGGAGATTATTCAGCAGGTCGAGTCCATTCGATGCCGTCTGGTAGAAATCACCGGAGGGGAACCGCTTCTTCAGGAGGACTCCCTGGTTTTGATGGCGCGGCTACTGGATAAAGGGTTTAAGGTGCTTCTTGAAACCAGCGGAGGCGTAGACGTTGGCGCGGTGGACTCCAGGGTAAAAATTATTATGGATGTCAAATGTCCCGGAAGCGGGATGTCGGACCGAATGATTTGGAAAAACCTGAACCGGCTCAAGGAAACAGATGAGATTAAATTCGTCATTGCCAACAGGCAGGATTACGATTGGGCAAAGGAAACCCTCGAGGCCTATCAGCCTTCTCAGGAGATTCTTTTTTCTCCCGTTTTTGGAGAACAGGATCCCCAATCCCTCGCGGAGTGGGTTTTAAAAGACCGTTTACCGGTACGGTTTCAGCTTCAGATGCATAAACATATCTGGTCCCCGCAGGCACGCGGCGTCTAA